The following proteins come from a genomic window of Streptomyces liliiviolaceus:
- a CDS encoding LacI family DNA-binding transcriptional regulator, whose product MAQSQLRPPTMADVARLAGVSHQTVSRVLGDHPNVRDETRARVLHAIEEMGYRRNSSARALVTRRTRTLGVVASDTTLYGPASTLFALEEAARAEGYLVSTVSLRRLTVEKLAEALDHLGEGGVEGVVAIAPQRSAVEALAELRHPFPVVTVGSGPGVGIPSVNVDQHLGARLATRHLLAAGHRTVWHLAGPEDWQEAADRAAGWRATLEAAGVAPPSILRGDWSPLSGYRAGQELAGWLGRGLTAVFVANDQMALGVLRALREAGVRTPQDVAVAGFDDIPESEFFAPPLTTVRQDFAAVGKRSIALLLDLIEGREPSGAPRIAIEPQLVVRASTFPYTSDQGAPPV is encoded by the coding sequence ATGGCACAATCCCAGCTTCGGCCGCCCACCATGGCCGACGTCGCGCGGCTGGCGGGCGTGTCCCATCAGACCGTCTCCCGGGTGCTGGGGGATCACCCCAACGTGCGGGACGAGACCCGGGCCAGGGTGCTGCACGCGATCGAGGAGATGGGCTACCGCCGGAACTCCTCCGCACGAGCCCTGGTCACCCGCCGCACCCGGACCCTGGGTGTGGTCGCCTCGGACACCACGCTCTACGGTCCGGCCAGCACCCTCTTCGCACTGGAGGAGGCGGCACGCGCCGAGGGCTACCTCGTCTCCACGGTCAGTCTGCGCAGACTGACCGTCGAGAAGCTCGCCGAGGCGCTGGACCACCTCGGCGAGGGCGGGGTGGAGGGAGTCGTCGCCATCGCCCCGCAGCGCTCGGCGGTCGAGGCACTCGCGGAACTGCGCCACCCCTTCCCGGTGGTGACCGTGGGCAGCGGGCCCGGCGTGGGGATCCCCAGCGTGAACGTGGATCAGCACCTGGGCGCCCGCCTCGCCACCCGTCACCTGCTGGCCGCCGGCCACCGTACGGTCTGGCACCTCGCCGGACCCGAGGACTGGCAGGAGGCCGCGGACCGGGCGGCGGGCTGGCGTGCCACCCTCGAAGCGGCGGGCGTGGCACCGCCGTCGATCCTGCGCGGGGACTGGAGTCCGCTGTCGGGTTACCGGGCCGGCCAGGAACTGGCAGGCTGGCTGGGCCGGGGGCTGACCGCGGTCTTCGTCGCCAACGACCAGATGGCGCTGGGGGTGTTGCGTGCCCTGCGGGAAGCGGGGGTGCGCACTCCGCAGGACGTGGCGGTGGCGGGCTTCGACGACATCCCGGAGTCGGAGTTCTTCGCGCCTCCGCTCACCACCGTCCGGCAGGACTTCGCGGCGGTCGGCAAGCGGAGCATCGCCCTGCTCCTGGACCTCATCGAGGGCAGGGAGCCGTCCGGGGCTCCGCGGATCGCCATCGAACCCCAACTCGTCGTCCGCGCCAGCACTTTCCCGTACACCTCCGACCAGGGCGCCCCGCCCGTCTGA